One Coccinella septempunctata chromosome 1, icCocSept1.1, whole genome shotgun sequence DNA window includes the following coding sequences:
- the LOC123309004 gene encoding 26S proteasome regulatory subunit 10B, which translates to MTQVEVDREKILQDYRKKLLEHKEVESRLKEMREQLKDLTKQYDKSENDLKALQSMGQIVGEVLKQLTEEKFIVKATNGPRYVVGCRRQLDKAKLKAGTRVALDMTTLTIMRYLPREVDPLVYNMSHEDPGDVTYSAIGGLSDQIRELREVIELPLLNPELFMRVGITPPKGCLLYGPPGTGKTLLARAVASQLDANFLKVVSSAIVDKYIGESARLIREMFNYAKDHQPCIIFMDEIDAIGGRRFSEGTSADREIQRTLMELLNQMDGFDSLGQVKMIMATNRPDTLDPALLRPGRLDRKIEIPLPNEQARLEILKIHAGPIAKHGEIDYEAIVKLSDSFNGADLRNVCTEAGLFAIRSEREYVIQEDFMKAVRKVADNKKLESKLDYKPV; encoded by the exons ATGACTCAAGTAGAAGTTGATAGAGAAAAAATCCTTCAGGATTATCGAAAGAAACTCCTGGAGCATAAAGAAGTCGAATCTCGTTTGAAAGAAA TGAGAGAACAACTCAAAGATCTCACTAAACAGtatgataaatctgagaatgaTTTGAAAGCCCTCCAAAGTATGGGACAAATAGTCGGAGAAGTTCTTAAGCAGCTAACGGAAGAAAAAT ttattgttAAGGCTACAAATGGGCCAAGATACGTTGTTGGTTGTCGCAGACAATTGGACAAGGCAAAGCTCAAAGCAGGAACTAGAGTAGCTTTGGATATGACCACATTAACGATTATGAGGTACTTACCAAGAGAAGTAGATCCTCTAGTTTACAATATGAGTCACGAGGATCCTGGAGATGTTACATATTCAGCGATCGGTGGTTTATCCGATCAAATTAGAGAACTTAGGGAGGTTATAGAATTGCCTCTACTTAACCCCGAATTATTCATGAGAGTAGGTATAACCCCACCAAAAGGTTGCCTTCTTTACGGTCCTCCGGGAACTGGTAAAACTCTGCTAGCCAGAGCGGTAGCATCTCAACTTGATGCAAATTTCTTGAAAGTTGTGTCCAGTGCAATTGTAGATAAATATATTGGAGAATCTGCCAGATTGATCCGTGAAATGTTCAATTATGCCAAAGATCATCAGCCTTGTATTATTTTTATGGACGAGATTGATGCTATTG GTGGAAGGAGATTCTCTGAAGGTACATCAGCTGACAGAGAAATTCAACGTACTTTGATGGAATTGCTAAATCAAATGGATGGTTTCGATTCATTAGGACAG GTCAAAATGATAATGGCTACCAACAGGCCAGACACATTGGATCCTGCTCTTTTAAGACCTGGTCGTCTTGATAGAAAAATCGAAATACCCTTGCCTAACGAACAAGCCCGTCTTGAGATCTTGAAAATTCATGCCGGACCTATTGCTAAACATGGAGAAATTGATTATGAAGCTATTGTCAAACTTTCAGATTCTTTCAATGGTGCTGATTTGAg gAATGTTTGTACTGAAGCTGGCCTCTTTGCGATCAGATCCGAAAGGGAGTATGTTATTCAAGAAGATTTCATGAAAGCAGTTAGGAAAGTTGCCGATAATAAGAAACTCGAAAGTAAGCTTGATTATAAACCTGTTTGA
- the LOC123308979 gene encoding E3 ubiquitin-protein ligase arih1l-like: protein MNIDDDYEDSGNETSGDDVDFAIDGETSANKELQSYDDDYQYEVLSTEDIVQHMVDCIKEVNNVVQIPSTSTRILLNYFNWDKEKLMERFYDGNQDELFKEAHVVNPFKKLSVVPKPKVSRKFLGNEECDICFMTYSPSDMTGLECGHRFCYQCWNEYLTTKIMEEGVGQTIACAAHNCPILVDDETAMRLLQEPRVKLKYQHLITNSFVECNRLLRWCPSPDCTYAIKVAYVDSKPVACRCGHVFCFMCGENWHDPVRCQLLKKWIKKCDDDSETSNWIAANTKECPKCNATIEKDGGCNHMVCKNQNCKADFCWVCLGPWEPHGSSWYNCNRYDEDEAKAARDAQEKSRAALQRYLFYCNRYMNHMQSLKFEHKLYAAVKDKMEEMQQHNMSWIEVQFLKKAVDILCQCRQTLMYTYVFAYYLKKNNQSVIFEENQKDLERATELLSEYLERDITQENLVDIKQKVQDKYRYCDGRRKALLIHVHEGYEKDWWLYSE, encoded by the exons ATGAACATTGATGATGACTACGAGGATTCAGGAAATGAAACTAGTGGAGATGATGTTGATTTTGCTATAGATGGGGAAACTTCAGCCAACAAAGAGCTACAGAGTTATGATGATGATTACCAGTATGAAGTTCTATCCACAGAAGATATTGTTCAACACATGGTAGACTGCATCAAAGAG GTGAACAATGTTGTTCAAATACCTTCAACATCAACTAGAATTTTactgaattatttcaattggGATAAGGAAAAATTAATGGAAAGGTTCTATGATGGCAATCAAGATGAACTATTCAAAGAAGCTCATGTTGTTAatccattcaaaaaattatcaGTAGTTCCCAAACCAAAAGTATCTAGAAAATTTTTAGGCAATGAAGAATGTGATATCTGTTTTATGACATACTCTCCATCAGACATGACAGGATTAGAATGCGGACATCGTTTCTGTTATCAGTGCTGGAATGAGTATTTAACAACGAAAATAATGGAAGAAGGGGTTGGCCAAACTATTGCATGCGCAGCTCATAATTGTCCCATTTTAGTGGATGATGAAACTGCAATGAGGTTATTGCAGGAACCTAGAGTGAAATTAAAATATCAGCACCTCATAACAAATagttttgttgaatgtaataGGTTATTACGATGGTGTCCAAGTCCAGATTGTACATATGCAATAAAG GTTGCTTATGTTGATTCCAAACCAGTAGCATGCCGTTGCGGACATGTCTTTTGCTTTATGTGTGGAGAAAATTGGCACGATCCAGTTAGGTGCCAACTGTTGAAGAAATGGATCAAAAAGTGTGATGATGATTCAGAAACTTCTAATTGGATCGCAGCCAATACAAAAGAATGTCCAAAATGTAATGCTACTATCGAGAAGGACGGAGGCTGCAACCATATGGTGTGTAAAAACCAAAACTGCAAAGCTGATTTCTGCTGGGTATGCTTAGGACCTTGGGAGCCACATGGTAGCTCCTGGTATAACTGTAATAGATATGACGAAGATGAAGCCAAGGCGGCCAGGGATGCCCAGGAAAAATCACGTGCTGCATTACAAAGATACTTGTTTTATTGTAATAG GTATATGAACCATATGCAGTCTTTAAAGTTTGAACATAAACTATATGCTGCTGTCAAGGACAAAATGGAAGAAATGCAACAACACAATATGAGTTGGATAGAAgttcaatttttgaagaaagcAGTTGACATTCTGTGCCAATGCAGACAAACGTTGATGTACACTTATGTTTTCGCTTACTACCTGAAGAAAAATAATCAATCGGTGATTTTCGAGGAGAACCAGAAAGATCTAGAAAGGGCGACGGAATTGCTCAGTGAATATCTGGAAAGGGATATAACCCAAGAAAATTTAGTTGACATCAAGCAGAAGGTACAAGACAAATATAGATATTGTGATGGCCGAAGAAAAGCACTGCTCATACATGTTCATGAAGGATATGAAAAAGACTGGTGGTTGTATAGTGAATGA
- the LOC123308988 gene encoding regulator of chromosome condensation, which yields MPPKRKLKAVTEDKKAKRTKFTLDDSIFPPSTKQGTVLVTGQNDVGQLGLGDEVMEKSRLALLQLENNEIVDICAGGMHTVCLTKDGKVFTFGCNDEGALGRKTDDEENSEYVPGPVELPGKAIQISAGDSHTVALLEDGKVFAWGTFRDTHGNMGLTMSGNERLPYEIIKNVPIMKVASGENHIVLLTRFGQVYTCGNGEQGQLGRTTERHSGRDGRGGMSNAQRNKLLIPALINVKPSLRLHFDNIWCGSCGTYVKVAGADDIYVFGLNNYGQLGLNHSGQQYIPAHSKIFSNQKLIEISGGVHHTLALNESGQTFAIGRHEYGRLGLGEAAKDATELVEIPKLKEIKVTTISAGSCTSFAVSEKGELYCWGMGTSGQLGTGNDEDCLEPTLVQGKQLEQRSVIKVSSGGQHTVVLAFTINNNENGSK from the exons ATGCCCCCAAAAAGGAAATTAAAAGCCGTAACCGAAGACAAAAAAGCCAAACGGACAAAAT TTACTCTTGATGATAGTATATTTCCTCCATCTACGAAACAAGGGACTGTTTTAGTAACCGGTCAAAATGACGTAGGCCAATTAGGCCTAGGAGATGAAGTTATGGAAAAAAGTAGATTAGCACTATTACAGttagaaaataacgaaattgtAGATATTTGTGCTGGTGGTATGCACACAGTTTGTCTGACTAAAGATGGTAAA gtATTTACTTTTGGATGTAACGATGAAGGAGCACTTGGGAGAAAAACAGACGACGAGGAAAATTCAGAATATGTGCCTGGACCTGTTGAATTACCtggaaaagctatccaaatttCAGCTGGGGACTCCCATACTGTTGCTTTGTTGGAAGATGGAAAAGTATTTGCTTGGGGAACATTTAGG GATACTCATGGAAACATGGGTTTAACCATGTCAGGTAATGAAAGATTACCTTATGAGATTATTAAGAATGTCCCTATAATGAAGGTAGCATCAGGAGAGAATCACATTGTTCTCTTGACACGTTTTGGCCAAGTTTATACTTGTGGAAATGGTGAACAAGGCCAACTTGGTAGGACAACTGAAAGGCATAGTGGACGTGATGGTAGAGGAGGAATGAGCAACGCACAAAGAA ATAAACTGCTCATACCAGCTTTGATAAATGTCAAGCCCTCGCTTAGACTCCATTTTGACAACATATGGTGTGGATCTTGTGGTACTTATGTGAAAGTTGCGGGTGCTGATGATATTTATGTCTTTGGTCTTAATAATTACGGCCAATTAG GATTGAATCATAGTGGCCAACAATATATTCCAGCTCACAGCAAAATATTTTCTAATCAAAAATTAATAGAAATAAGCGGTGGTGTGCACCACACGTTAGCATTGAATGAAAGCGGCCAAACGTTTGCCATCGGAAGACATGAATATGGAAGATTAGGATTGGGAGAAGCCGCGAAGGATGCAACGGAATTGGTCGAGATTCCAAAACTGAAAGAAATTAAAGTTACTACAATTTCTGCTGGATCTTGCACCTCATTTGCTGTTTCAGAAAAAG GAGAGTTATACTGTTGGGGCATGGGAACGTCTGGTCAATTAGGAACTGGAAATGACGAAGACTGCCTGGAGCCTACCCTTGTTCAAGGTAAACAATTGGAACAACGCTCCGTCATAAAGGTATCCAGTGGTGGACAACATACTGTAGTATTGGCTTTTACCATAAATAACAATGAGAATGGAAGTAAATAG
- the LOC123309022 gene encoding seipin: MKRLITKSFQLVTSPRNFFREQVKLPLAKFVYDTVDLYKSRTKTGVNNIREVLLRGSIVALLTALIVWLSIFMYVAFYYVYVPTITHEKPVYLTFRPCEKWDVHKGICSFPSGSVHFNQKQQSLMGGQPYKVFLELEMPESPTNKDLGMFMVCADFHSTDGRLITNSCRSAMLPYRSVLLDFLFKIIMSPFYMVRHFEEKQKVYIELFSSYLEPEGQKVTDIHIEVQTKHIEIYSAKFTISANFSGLRYVMFHWPILSAAIGITSNLFFIAIVSMISWYQIINSEEYLEYLKAQDKGGKVMESRRQYILNQETSSSEEEEVSLIGTEELEGLKKRKGSTSEC; the protein is encoded by the exons ATGAAGCGTTTAATAACTAAAAGTTTTCAGCTCGTGACTTCTCCACGAAATTTTTTTAGGGAACAGGTAAAATTACCTCTCGCGAAATTCGTTTATGATACTGTCGATTTATATAAATCACGGACGAAGACAGGGGTTAATAATATTCGGGAGGTATTGTTGAGGGGATCGATTGTTGCATTGTTGACTGCTTTAATTGTATGGCTCTCAATATTTATGTATGTagcattttattatgtttatgTACCCACCATAACACACGAAAAACCTGTGTATCTTACGTTTAG GCCTTGTGAAAAATGGGACGTACACAAGGGTATATGCAGTTTTCCTTCAGGAAGTGTTCACTTCAATCAGAAGCAGCAGTCTCTTATGGGGGGTCAACCCTATAAGGTTTTCCTTGAGCTTGAAATGCCAGAATCTCCCACCAACAAAGATCTGG GGATGTTTATGGTTTGTGCAGATTTTCATAGTACTGATGGTCGGCTAATCACAAACTCCTGCAGGTCTGCTATGCTTCCATATCGTAGTGTGTTGTTGGATTTTCTGTTCAAAATAATTATGAGTCCCTTCTATATGGTCAGACATTTCGAAGAGAAACAGAAAGTTTATATTGAACTTTTCTCTAGTTATTTAGAACCAGAG GGTCAAAAAGTAACTGACATTCACATCGAAGTACAGACTAAACACATAGAAATATACTCGGCTAAATTCACTATCAGTGCAAATTTTTCTGGCTTGAGATATGTGATGTTTCATTGGCCTATATTATCTGCTGCTATTG GTATCACCTCTAACTTATTCTTTATTGCGATTGTGAGTATGATAAGTTGGTACCAAATCATCAATTCAGAGGAATATTTGGAGTACCTGAAAGCTCAAGACAAGGGTGGAAAGGTTATGGAGAGTCGTCGACAATACATTCTGAACCAGG AAACGTCTTCatctgaagaagaagaagtctCTCTTATTGGTACAGAGGAGTTAGAAGGACTGAAAAAAAGGAAAGGAAGCACATCTGAATGTTaa